In Zingiber officinale cultivar Zhangliang chromosome 8B, Zo_v1.1, whole genome shotgun sequence, a single genomic region encodes these proteins:
- the LOC122015644 gene encoding probable aquaporin TIP2-1 → MVKLALGSLGDSFSVGSLKSYLAEFIATLLFVFAGVGSAIAFDKLTSGSALDPAGLVAVAVAHAFALFVGVSVAANISGGHLNPAVTLGLAVGGHITILTGAFYWIAQLLGSTVACFLLQFVTGGLAVPTHGVAAGLSELQGVLMEIVITFALVYTVYATAADPKKGSLGTIAPIAIGFIVGANILAAGPFSGGSMNPARSFGPAVASGNFAGNWVYWVGPLIGGGLAGFVYGDVFIVSYQSVAAQEYP, encoded by the exons ATGGTGAAGCTGGCGTTGGGAAGCCTGGGGGACTCCTTCAGCGTGGGGTCTCTCAAGTCCTATCTCGCCGAGTTCATCGCCACCCTACTCTTCGTCTTCGCCGGCGTTGGCTCAGCCATTGCTTTCG ATAAATTGACGTCGGGATCAGCACTGGATCCGGCTGGGCTGGTCGCCGTCGCCGTTGCCCATGCCTTTGCCCTCTTCGTCGGCGTGTCCGTCGCCGCCAACATCTCCGGTGGCCATCTTAACCCGGCTGTCACCTTAGGCCTCGCCGTCGGCGGCCATATCACCATCCTCACCGGCGCCTTCTACTGGATCGCCCAGCTCCTCGGCTCCACCGTCGCCTGCTTCCTCCTCCAGTTCGTTACCGGCGGTCTG GCGGTGCCGACGCATGGCGTGGCGGCGGGCTTGAGCGAGCTGCAGGGAGTGCTGATGGAGATAGTGATCACCTTCGCGCTGGTCTACACGGTGTACGCGACGGCGGCGGACCCGAAGAAGGGGTCGCTGGGGACGATCGCGCCCATCGCGATCGGGTTCATCGTGGGGGCGAACATCTTGGCGGCCGGACCTTTCAGTGGCGGTTCCATGAACCCGGCCCGCTCCTTCGGGCCGGCGGTAGCCAGCGGAAACTTCGCTGGAAACTGGGTCTACTGGGTGGGGCCGCTCATCGGCGGCGGCCTGGCCGGGTTTGTCTACGGCGACGTCTTCATCGTGTCCTACCAATCGGTGGCTGCTCAGGAGTATCCTTGA